TCACTGGGCAAGTTATTGCCGTTAACGGCGGCATGTACTGCTAACGGACTTACGTCCGTAAAAGAACTTTACTGCTTTCTTTTGAGAAGGCAAAATAACAAAAAGTAAACAATCCATTGGAGGAATCCATGTCTGCAGAAGCAAAAGTAAAACAGATTATCATTGAGCAGCTCGGCGTATCTGAAGAAGAAGTAAAAAACGAAGCATCTTTCGTTGAAGACCTCGGCGCTGACTCCCTCGACCTTACTGAACTCATCATGGCTATGGAAGAAGAGTTCGGCATTGAAATCGACGACGACGACGCACAGAAGATCCTGAAAGTTCAGGACGCGTACAACTACGTAGCTAAACAGCAGTAGTTCGCACTGTTACAGCGTT
This window of the Halodesulfovibrio sp. MK-HDV genome carries:
- the acpP gene encoding acyl carrier protein; its protein translation is MSAEAKVKQIIIEQLGVSEEEVKNEASFVEDLGADSLDLTELIMAMEEEFGIEIDDDDAQKILKVQDAYNYVAKQQ